In Eubalaena glacialis isolate mEubGla1 chromosome 3, mEubGla1.1.hap2.+ XY, whole genome shotgun sequence, the following are encoded in one genomic region:
- the LOC133088810 gene encoding protein TEX261-like has product MYVLSWLSLFIQVAFITLAVAAGLYYLAELIEEYTVATSRIIEYRVWFSTAVLIGLYVFECFPTYMIGVGLFLVYLVYFGLLQTFPFIMFTSPNFILSCGLVVVNHYLAFQFFAEEYYPFSEVLAYFTFCLWIIPFAFFVSPSAGENVLPATMQPGDDVVSNYFTKGKRGKRLGILVVFSFIKEAFLPSRQKIY; this is encoded by the coding sequence ATGTATGTGCTGAGCTGGCTGTCGCTCTTCATCCAGGTGGCCTTCATCACGCTGGCCGTCGCAGCCGGACTCTATTACCTGGCAGAATTGATAGAAGAATACACAGTGGCCACCAGCAGGATCATAGAATATAGGGTCTGGTTCTCCACAGCTGTGCTGATTGGCCTCTACGTTTTTGAGTGCTTCCCCACCTACATGATTGGCGTGGGCCTCTTCCTGGTCTACCTGGTCTACTTTGGCCTCCTCCAGACCTTCCCCTTCATCATGTTCACCTCGCCTAACTTCATCCTGTCGTGCGGGCTAGTGGTGGTGAATCATTACCTAGCGTTTCAGTTTTTTGCAGAGGAATATTATCCTTTCTCAGAGGTCCTGGCCTATTTCACTTTCTGTCTGTGGATAATCCCGTTTGCGTTCTTTGTGTCACCGTCGGCTGGGGAGAACGTCCTGCCTGCCACCATGCAGCCTGGAGATGATGTGGTCTCCAATTACTTCACCAAAGGCAAGCGGGGCAAACGCTTAGGGATCCTGGTTGTCTTCTCCTTCATCAAAGAGGCCTTTCTACCCAGTCGGCAGAAGATATACTGA